A genomic region of Enterobacteriaceae endosymbiont of Macroplea mutica contains the following coding sequences:
- a CDS encoding ABC transporter permease, with the protein MIYTNLVALKTIWIKEINRFRRIWIQTLVPPIITISLYFIVFGNLMSKHIKSFSSFSYIQFIVPGLIIMSVINNAYANVSASFFSAKFQHNIEELLIAPVSTHIIILGYIGGGIIRSITICIILMCISMFFITLKIYSWILFIIILLLTAMLFALLGLLNAILAKNFDDINFIPTFILTPLTYLGGVFYSNNILPVFWQKVSSINPIFYIVSGFRYSFLGINVKSIWITMSMLIHFIILIYLMCYKLINKRKNLKI; encoded by the coding sequence ATGATATATACTAATTTAGTAGCACTAAAAACAATATGGATTAAAGAAATTAATCGTTTTCGTCGTATCTGGATACAAACACTGGTACCACCTATTATTACAATATCATTATATTTTATAGTATTTGGTAATTTAATGAGTAAACATATAAAATCATTTAGTAGTTTTAGTTATATCCAGTTTATTGTACCAGGATTAATTATTATGAGTGTTATTAATAATGCATATGCTAATGTTTCTGCTTCATTTTTTAGTGCAAAATTTCAACATAATATAGAAGAATTACTTATAGCACCAGTATCTACCCATATCATTATTTTAGGATATATTGGAGGCGGCATTATCCGTAGTATAACTATTTGTATCATTTTAATGTGTATTTCTATGTTTTTTATTACATTAAAAATATATTCATGGATTTTATTTATTATAATTCTTTTATTAACAGCGATGTTATTTGCTTTATTAGGTTTATTAAATGCAATATTAGCTAAAAATTTTGATGATATTAATTTTATACCAACATTTATTTTAACGCCTTTAACTTACTTAGGTGGAGTATTTTATTCTAATAATATTTTGCCTGTATTCTGGCAAAAAGTATCAAGTATAAATCCAATTTTTTATATTGTTTCTGGATTTAGATATAGTTTTTTAGGTATTAATGTGAAATCTATATGGATCACAATGAGTATGTTAATACATTTTATTATATTAATATATCTTATGTGTTATAAATTAATAAATAAAAGAAAAAATTTGAAAATATAA
- a CDS encoding multifunctional CCA addition/repair protein — translation MKTYLVGGAVRDLLLNLKVTDRDWLVVGSNINKMIKLGYKLVGKDFPVFLHPQTHEEYALARTERKIGHGYTGFSYKTEQVTLEEDLLRRDLTINAIAQDELGHFHDPFNGICDIKKKILKHISVSFQDDPLRILRVARFAAKFAHLKFYIHHSTLDMMKNMCNSGELLYLTPERIWKETANALKTLNPHVYFQVLRKCGALSILFPEIDILYGIPAPKKWHPEIDTGIHTMLTLKIISQLTTDIAVRFASLCHDIGKGVTPKNLWPSHYGHNELGVPIIKKLCNRLKVPNHIKTLSVLAVKTHDLLHNIHKHSPKTILDIYNVIDAWRKPQRVQQIALISESDARGRKKCENINYIQGKYFIKIYQYLCQMNIQKIILQNNIFLHKGCDIKNIIYNQRLQLLKKFLQKE, via the coding sequence ATGAAAACATATTTAGTAGGTGGCGCTGTCCGAGATTTACTTTTAAATTTAAAAGTTACGGATCGTGATTGGCTAGTTGTAGGTTCTAATATTAATAAAATGATAAAATTAGGTTATAAATTAGTTGGTAAAGATTTTCCAGTATTTTTACATCCACAAACACATGAAGAATATGCTTTAGCACGTACAGAACGTAAAATTGGTCATGGTTATACAGGTTTTTCTTATAAAACTGAACAAGTTACTTTGGAAGAAGATTTATTGCGTAGAGATTTAACTATTAATGCTATAGCGCAAGACGAATTAGGACATTTTCATGATCCATTTAATGGYATTTGTGATATTAAAAAAAAAATTTTGAAACATATTTCAGTATCGTTTCAAGATGATCCTTTAAGAATATTACGTGTAGCGCGATTTGCAGCTAAATTTGCACATTTAAAATTCTATATTCATCATAGTACATTAGATATGATGAAAAATATGTGTAATTCTGGAGAATTATTATATTTAACTCCTGAACGTATTTGGAAAGAAACAGCTAATGCATTAAAAACATTAAATCCGCATGTATATTTTCAAGTTTTACGTAAATGTGGTGCTTTATCTATTTTATTTCCTGAAATTGACATATTATATGGAATACCAGCACCAAAAAAATGGCATCCTGAAATAGATACCGGCATACATACTATGTTGACTTTAAAAATTATATCACAATTAACAACAGATATTGCAGTACGTTTTGCATCTTTATGTCATGATATTGGCAAAGGGGTAACACCTAAAAATTTATGGCCAAGTCATTATGGACATAATGAATTAGGCGTTCCTATCATTAAAAAATTGTGTAATCGTCTAAAAGTACCCAATCATATTAAAACATTATCTGTTTTAGCTGTTAAAACACATGATTTATTACATAATATTCATAAACATTCACCTAAAACTATATTAGATATATATAATGTAATTGATGCTTGGCGTAAACCCCAAAGAGTTCAACAAATTGCCTTAATTAGCGAATCAGATGCCAGAGGCCGTAAAAAATGTGAAAATATTAATTATATACAGGGTAAATACTTTATAAAAATTTATCAATATTTATGTCAAATGAATATCCAAAAAATTATTTTACAAAATAATATTTTTTTACACAAAGGTTGTGATATTAAAAATATTATATATAATCAAAGATTACAATTATTAAAAAAATTTTTACAAAAAGAATAA
- the fmt gene encoding methionyl-tRNA formyltransferase: protein MNIIFMGTSLFASMHLQKLLMKYNISCVITKPNVCAKKGYRITQNPVITIALENSIDVLQTLEPNNLIFIKSIKKYRCDVIIVVDYGIIISQDILDIPRIFCLNVHASLLPRWRGAAPIQRALLANDHYTGITIIKMDSLLDHGDIMYQYVYRIHDDDNCGLLYNKLSTYGINGLIYILNKIKNREKISSIIQQNAYIKITYAAKIKKIECKINWSWSAQKINCMIRAFNPSPGAYFLAYNERYKILTSEVILYTNKIMHPYGCILSINKYGMQINTSDGVLNVKMIQPSNKRKMDMITFANFIKNKHIFNIGSILNNL from the coding sequence ATGAATATTATCTTTATGGGGACTTCATTATTCGCATCTATGCACTTACAAAAATTATTAATGAAATATAATATTTCTTGTGTTATTACTAAACCTAATGTTTGTGCCAAAAAAGGATATCGTATAACTCAGAACCCAGTAATAACAATAGCACTAGAAAATAGCATTGATGTTTTACAAACTTTAGAACCAAATAATTTAATATTTATTAAAAGTATAAAAAAATACAGGTGTGATGTTATTATTGTTGTGGATTATGGTATAATTATTTCTCAAGACATACTTGATATACCACGTATATTTTGTTTGAATGTGCATGCATCCTTGTTACCACGCTGGCGAGGCGCGGCACCAATACAAAGAGCATTATTAGCTAACGATCATTATACAGGTATTACTATTATTAAAATGGATTCGTTATTAGATCATGGTGATATTATGTATCAATATGTCTATCGTATTCATGATGATGATAATTGTGGTTTATTATATAATAAATTATCTACTTATGGTATTAATGGATTGATATATATTTTAAATAAAATTAAAAATAGAGAAAAAATATCTTCGATAATACAACAAAATGCCTATATTAAGATTACTTATGCTGCTAAAATAAAAAAAATAGAATGTAAGATTAATTGGTCGTGGTCAGCACAGAAAATAAATTGCATGATCCGTGCTTTTAATCCTTCTCCAGGAGCYTATTTTCTAGCTTATAATGAAAGATATAAAATATTAACATCAGAAGTTATTTTATATACTAATAAAATAATGCATCCTTATGGATGTATTTTATCTATTAATAAATATGGAATGCAAATTAATACATCCGATGGCGTTCTAAATGTTAAAATGATACAACCAAGTAATAAAAGAAAAATGGATATGATTACTTTTGCAAATTTTATTAAAAATAAACATATTTTTAATATAGGCAGTATATTAAATAACCTATAA
- a CDS encoding undecaprenyl-diphosphate phosphatase, which produces MLMQYKFHKIIFLSIMQGLTEFLPISSTAHIIILSKLFHISCNNFFKLFITVIQLGSIIATCIFYRTNIIDIFKNTLEYNIILKKKFNLIHIIIVTSPIVICGLLLYKYIKHITNIKNVIYGLLIGSILICIAEIFKPKNNIICSFNKINYQKLYIIGLIQCLSLIPGFSRSGSVLSINLILGIKRTLATKLCFIMAIPVILGASCLDLYKNYALLNINNILLLCESLFLSFITSLLTIKISLFLINNISWLYFVIYRLIILLIIYINYI; this is translated from the coding sequence ATGTTAATGCAATATAAGTTTCATAAGATCATTTTTTTAAGTATTATGCAAGGTTTAACAGAATTTTTACCTATATCTTCTACAGCACATATTATTATATTGTCAAAATTATTCCATATATCATGTAATAATTTTTTTAAACTTTTTATTACTGTTATACAATTAGGATCGATTATAGCAACATGTATATTTTACAGAACAAATATTATAGATATTTTTAAAAATACTCTTGAATATAACATTATTTTGAAAAAAAAATTTAATTTAATACATATTATTATTGTCACATCACCAATTGTAATATGTGGCTTATTATTATACAAATATATTAAACATATAACAAATATTAAAAATGTAATTTATGGTTTATTGATAGGCAGTATATTAATATGCATAGCAGAAATTTTTAAACCCAAAAACAATATTATATGTTCTTTTAATAAGATAAATTATCAAAAATTATATATTATTGGTTTAATACAATGTTTATCTTTAATACCAGGTTTTTCTCGATCTGGTTCTGTGTTGTCTATTAATTTAATATTAGGTATAAAACGCACTTTAGCAACTAAATTATGCTTTATTATGGCCATTCCAGTAATTTTAGGAGCAAGTTGTTTAGATTTGTATAAAAATTACGCATTACTTAATATTAATAATATATTACTATTATGTGAAAGTTTATTCCTATCCTTTATTACTAGTTTATTAACTATTAAAATATCTTTATTTTTAATTAATAATATATCATGGTTATATTTTGTTATTTATCGATTAATAATCTTATTAATTATATATATAAATTATATATAA
- a CDS encoding ABC transporter ATP-binding protein, translating to MHEYALEIKNLNKIYLNQYQALKTFNLSIIKGDFYALLGPNGAGKTTLIGIISSLIDKTSGTVQIFGYDIINDMFQAKKKIGLVPQEFNFNPFETVMQILINQAGYYGVTKKTAYTKICKYLKMLNLWEKRNTRAQKLSGGMKRCLMIIRALIHNPSLLILDEPTAGIDIELRHYLWDFFKQINEYGITIILTTHYLEEAELLCRNIGIINHGILIENCSIKNLFQKLKFEIFIISYNSNTLQQPNIIGYKHKFINTSSVEIIVIKEQGLNNVFQQFIKQNINIISIQNKYSRLETFFINSTQ from the coding sequence ATGCATGAGTATGCACTTGAAATTAAAAATTTAAATAAAATTTATTTAAATCAATATCAAGCTTTAAAAACATTTAATCTAAGTATTATAAAAGGTGATTTTTATGCTTTATTAGGTCCAAATGGTGCTGGTAAAACAACGTTAATAGGCATTATAAGTTCTTTAATAGATAAAACTTCCGGTACAGTACAAATTTTTGGTTATGATATTATTAATGATATGTTTCAAGCTAAAAAAAAAATTGGTTTAGTACCACAAGAATTTAATTTTAATCCTTTTGAAACTGTTATGCAAATTTTAATTAATCAAGCAGGATACTATGGTGTTACTAAAAAAACGGCATATACTAAAATATGTAAATATTTAAAAATGTTAAATTTATGGGAAAAAAGAAATACAAGAGCACAAAAGTTATCTGGTGGTATGAAACGTTGTTTAATGATTATTAGAGCGCTAATACATAATCCTTCTTTGTTAATTTTAGATGAACCTACTGCAGGCATTGATATTGAATTAAGACATTATTTGTGGGATTTTTTTAAGCAAATTAATGAATACGGTATAACTATTATTTTAACTACACATTATTTAGAAGAAGCAGAATTATTATGTCGTAATATAGGCATTATTAATCATGGTATTTTAATAGAAAATTGTTCAATTAAAAATTTGTTTCAAAAATTAAAATTTGAAATATTTATTATTTCTTATAATAGTAATACATTACAACAACCTAACATTATTGGTTATAAACATAAATTTATTAATACTTCTTCAGTAGAAATTATAGTGATAAAAGAACAAGGGTTAAATAATGTATTTCAACAATTTATAAAACAAAATATTAATATAATTAGTATTCAAAATAAATATAGTAGGCTAGAAACATTTTTCATAAATTCGACTCAATAA
- the def gene encoding peptide deformylase, translating into MKLLYFPDNKLRLIAQCIQDINLDTKHLSIKMLDLMYASGGIGLAATQIGIHKRIIVVDITSSQNNPLVCINPSIISHSNEQMNSLEGCLSIPQERHNILRYKTIQIKFTTLTHQTIIMKAQHILSSCMQHEIDHLNGILFIDYLSNLKYKRIYDKIYKKRIKKI; encoded by the coding sequence ATGAAGTTATTATATTTCCCTGATAATAAATTAAGACTAATAGCACAATGCATACAGGATATTAATCTTGATACTAAACATTTAAGTATTAAAATGTTAGATCTTATGTATGCATCTGGTGGTATAGGATTAGCAGCTACTCAAATTGGTATACATAAACGTATTATAGTAGTAGATATAACATCATCACAAAATAATCCATTAGTTTGTATTAATCCGAGTATTATATCACATAGTAATGAACAAATGAATAGTTTAGAAGGTTGTTTATCAATACCACAAGAAAGACATAATATTTTAAGATATAAAACGATACAAATAAAATTCACAACATTAACACATCAAACTATTATTATGAAAGCACAACACATATTATCATCATGTATGCAACATGAAATAGATCATTTAAATGGTATTTTATTTATTGATTATTTATCCAATTTAAAATATAAACGTATTTATGATAAAATATATAAAAAACGCATAAAAAAAATATAA
- the aroE gene encoding shikimate dehydrogenase, which yields MKQLAVFGNPVHHSKSPIIHKLFAQQLNIKQNYQKIYVPLNNFNDIIFHFFKNGGYGANITVPFKQHAYHICDILTKRAQKCGVVNTLKMISSKILGDNTDGIGLYTDLINQRFLHPNSNILILGAGGAVKGILELLLQNNHFITIVNRNYLNACNLVKNFHNRKQLSCIKQEDLPNIYLNNKKYDLIINATSTSMKNKLFHLPKNIIHSDIFCYDLFYSTKLTTFLQWCNINGAKNISDGIGMLIEQAAHSFYLWHGVMPLTTDIIKTFKQIYINNG from the coding sequence ATGAAACAATTAGCTGTTTTTGGTAATCCAGTTCATCATAGCAAATCACCTATAATACATAAATTATTTGCACAACAATTAAATATTAAACAAAATTATCAAAAAATTTATGTACCTCTAAACAATTTTAATGATATTATTTTTCATTTTTTTAAAAATGGTGGTTATGGTGCCAATATTACAGTACCATTTAAACAACATGCTTATCACATATGTGATATTCTAACAAAAAGAGCACAAAAATGTGGTGTAGTTAATACATTAAAAATGATATCATCAAAAATTTTAGGTGATAATACTGATGGCATTGGTTTATATACTGACTTAATTAATCAACGGTTTTTACATCCTAACAGTAATATTCTTATATTAGGCGCTGGAGGAGCTGTAAAAGGTATTTTAGAATTATTATTACAAAATAATCATTTTATTACAATAGTCAATAGAAATTATCTAAATGCTTGTAATCTTGTGAAAAATTTTCATAATAGGAAACAATTATCTTGTATAAAACAAGAAGATTTACCAAATATATATTTGAATAATAAAAAATATGATTTAATTATTAATGCAACATCTACTAGTATGAAAAATAAACTTTTTCATTTACCTAAGAATATTATTCATTCTGATATTTTCTGTTATGATCTTTTTTATAGTACTAAATTAACAACATTTTTACAATGGTGTAATATTAATGGTGCAAAAAATATATCTGATGGTATCGGCATGTTAATAGAACAAGCAGCACATTCTTTCTATTTATGGCATGGTGTTATGCCGTTAACAACAGATATCATAAAAACATTCAAACAAATATATATTAATAATGGATAA
- the rho gene encoding transcription termination factor Rho: MNLTELKKKTISELIKLGESIDLANLARMRKQDIIFTILKQHSKIGEDIFGDGILEILQDGFGFLRSSDSSYLAGPDDIYVSPSQIRRFNLRTGDTISGKIRPPKEGERYFALLKVNTVNFDRPENARNKILFENLTPLHANNRLSMERGNGSTEDLTSRVLDLASPIGRGQRGLIVAPPKAGKTMLLQNIAQSIAYNHPDCILIVLLIDERPEEVTEMQRLVKGEVIASTFDEPSLRHVQVAEMVIEKAKRLVEHKTDVIILLDSITRLARAYNTVAPASGKVLTGGVDANALHRPKRFFGAARNVEEGGSLTIIATALIDTGSKMDDVIYEEFKGTGNMELHLSRKIAEKRVFPAIDYNRSGTRKEELLSSAEELQKMWILRKIIHPMSEIDAMEFLINKLSMTKTNNDFFHMMKRS; this comes from the coding sequence ATGAATCTTACCGAATTAAAAAAAAAAACAATATCTGAATTAATAAAATTAGGTGAAAGTATTGATTTGGCTAATTTAGCTAGAATGCGCAAACAAGATATTATTTTTACTATATTAAAACAACATTCCAAAATTGGCGAAGATATTTTTGGTGATGGAATATTAGAAATATTACAAGATGGATTTGGGTTTTTGCGTTCTTCTGATAGTTCTTATTTAGCAGGTCCAGATGATATATATGTTTCTCCTAGTCAAATTAGACGTTTTAATTTACGCACAGGCGATACTATTTCAGGGAAAATACGTCCTCCAAAAGAAGGAGAAAGGTATTTCGCATTATTAAAAGTAAATACAGTTAATTTTGATAGACCAGAAAATGCAAGAAATAAAATTTTATTTGAAAATTTAACACCATTACATGCTAATAATCGTTTAAGTATGGAAAGAGGTAATGGTTCTACTGAAGATTTAACATCACGTGTTTTAGATTTAGCTTCTCCAATTGGTAGAGGACAACGAGGATTAATTGTAGCCCCTCCTAAAGCAGGTAAAACAATGTTATTACAAAATATAGCACAAAGTATTGCATATAATCATCCTGATTGTATATTAATAGTATTATTAATTGATGAACGTCCTGAAGAAGTAACAGAAATGCAGAGATTAGTCAAAGGTGAAGTTATTGCATCAACTTTTGATGAACCATCTCTGAGACATGTTCAGGTAGCAGAAATGGTGATTGAAAAGGCTAAAAGATTAGTAGAACATAAAACTGATGTTATTATTTTATTAGATTCTATTACACGTTTAGCACGTGCTTATAATACTGTGGCTCCTGCTTCAGGTAAAGTTTTAACAGGTGGTGTAGATGCAAATGCATTGCATAGACCAAAACGTTTTTTCGGTGCTGCTAGAAATGTAGAAGAAGGAGGTAGTTTAACGATTATTGCTACTGCATTAATTGATACCGGTTCTAAAATGGATGATGTTATTTATGAGGAATTTAAAGGAACAGGTAATATGGAATTACATTTATCTCGCAAAATTGCTGAAAAAAGAGTATTTCCAGCAATTGATTATAATAGATCTGGAACCAGAAAAGAAGAACTATTAAGTTCTGCTGAAGAATTACAAAAAATGTGGATTTTAAGAAAAATTATACATCCAATGAGTGAAATAGATGCAATGGAGTTTTTAATTAATAAATTATCAATGACTAAAACTAATAATGATTTTTTCCATATGATGAAAAGATCATAA
- the dksA gene encoding RNA polymerase-binding protein DksA — MNKKCTLSSLNILSIAGVQPYKLQPHEKYMNHKQLLHFKQILQSWCYKLKSNKKSTIKYIKNKTSNYPDLIDRAVQEEELNLTLRNQEREQILIKQIEHTLNKLNTNNFGYCDICAVEIGIKRLEARPTANLCIDCKTLSEIREKQMIE; from the coding sequence ATGAATAAAAAATGTACATTATCATCATTAAATATTTTATCTATTGCTGGCGTACAACCTTACAAATTGCAGCCTCATGAAAAATATATGAATCATAAACAATTATTACATTTTAAACAAATATTACAATCATGGTGTTATAAATTAAAAAGTAACAAAAAATCAACTATTAAATATATAAAAAATAAAACATCTAATTATCCAGATCTTATAGATCGTGCTGTCCAAGAAGAAGAACTAAATTTAACATTACGTAATCAAGAAAGAGAACAAATACTTATTAAGCAAATTGAACATACTTTAAATAAATTAAATACTAATAATTTTGGTTATTGTGATATTTGTGCAGTAGAAATCGGTATAAAAAGATTAGAAGCTAGACCAACAGCTAATTTATGTATTGATTGTAAAACATTATCTGAAATTAGAGAGAAACAAATGATAGAATAA
- the trxA gene encoding thioredoxin yields MNNTAIINLTNINFKTKINLNMFVLVDFWADWCNPCKMFSSVFIAVQPHYDNVLFAKLNIEKYPQIAKKYNIRSIPTICLFKQGKLIDNMVGAIQQQQLQDFLNKYTT; encoded by the coding sequence ATGAATAATACTGCTATAATTAATTTAACAAATATAAATTTTAAAACAAAAATTAATCTTAATATGTTTGTTTTAGTAGATTTTTGGGCAGACTGGTGCAATCCATGTAAAATGTTTTCTTCTGTATTTATAGCAGTGCAACCACATTATGATAATGTTCTGTTTGCTAAATTAAATATTGAAAAATATCCACAAATCGCAAAAAAATATAATATTCGGAGCATACCAACGATTTGCTTATTTAAACAAGGTAAATTAATTGATAATATGGTTGGTGCAATACAACAACAACAATTACAAGATTTTTTAAATAAATATACAACATAA
- a CDS encoding Fe-Mn family superoxide dismutase has protein sequence MTYKLPILNYNYDALEPFFDYKTMKIHHTKHHQNYINNTNILVQNNNITHVTIKKLLSSIHTYHLSTRQQTLLYNNAGGHANHSFFWKILKKNTKMNDIITKTLVNNFGSVIFFQKTFEQQALNVFGSGWIWLIKQNNTLQITTTMNQNNPWMHIENNILGEPILALDLWEHAYYLKYQNNRNLYIQSFWHVINWDKVTELFLKKNS, from the coding sequence ATGACTTACAAATTACCTATTTTAAATTATAATTATGATGCTTTAGAACCGTTTTTTGATTATAAAACTATGAAAATACACCATACTAAACATCATCAGAATTATATTAATAATACGAATATATTAGTACAAAATAATAATATAACACATGTTACAATTAAAAAATTATTATCTTCAATACATACTTATCATTTAAGCACACGACAACAAACATTATTATATAATAATGCTGGTGGGCATGCTAATCATAGTTTTTTTTGGAAAATTTTAAAAAAGAACACTAAAATGAATGATATTATAACTAAAACATTAGTAAATAATTTTGGTAGTGTTATTTTTTTCCAAAAAACATTCGAACAACAAGCATTAAACGTATTTGGTTCAGGATGGATATGGTTAATTAAACAAAATAATACATTACAAATTACAACTACTATGAATCAAAATAATCCTTGGATGCATATCGAAAATAACATTTTAGGTGAACCTATATTAGCATTAGATCTATGGGAACATGCATATTATTTAAAATATCAAAATAATCGTAATTTGTATATTCAATCTTTTTGGCATGTAATTAATTGGGATAAAGTAACAGAACTTTTCCTCAAAAAAAATTCATAA
- the ribB gene encoding 3,4-dihydroxy-2-butanone-4-phosphate synthase, with protein sequence MTRKKILDHYFGNNFIRMNNAIYSLNNKQGIIIMDDQHRENESDIIFAAETISIPQIAFTIRYSSGIICLCITENLRKKLELPMMVQNNTSKYQTGFTVTIEAAKGVTTGVSAKDRYTTIKTATAYNAKPTDLHRPGHVFPLRALSGGVLTRSGHTEATIDLLKIAHKKPMGILCELTNLNGTMADIYDTIKFAKKNNMVVLTVNDIKKYIIKHNISLYKNIL encoded by the coding sequence ATGACACGAAAAAAAATATTAGATCATTATTTTGGAAATAATTTTATTAGAATGAATAATGCTATCTATAGTTTAAATAATAAACAAGGAATTATAATCATGGATGATCAACATAGAGAAAATGAGAGTGATATTATTTTTGCTGCTGAAACTATTTCCATACCACAAATAGCTTTTACGATTCGTTATAGTAGTGGTATTATTTGTTTATGTATCACAGAAAATTTGCGTAAAAAACTTGAGTTACCTATGATGGTACAAAATAATACTAGTAAATATCAAACAGGTTTTACAGTAACCATTGAAGCTGCGAAAGGAGTTACTACAGGAGTATCTGCTAAAGATAGATATACTACTATTAAAACAGCAACGGCATACAATGCTAAACCCACAGATTTACATCGTCCAGGACATGTCTTTCCTTTAAGGGCCTTATCTGGCGGTGTTTTAACAAGATCTGGACATACAGAAGCTACTATTGATTTATTAAAAATAGCACATAAAAAACCTATGGGTATTTTATGTGAATTAACAAATTTAAATGGTACAATGGCAGATATATATGACACGATAAAATTTGCTAAAAAAAATAATATGGTTGTCTTAACAGTTAATGATATAAAAAAATATATTATAAAACATAATATATCTTTATACAAAAATATACTTTAA
- the rplQ gene encoding 50S ribosomal protein L17: protein MRHRKAGRYFNMNSSQRRSLFINLVNALIDKEIIKTTLVKAKELRRVIEPLITRAKKNTIANKRFIRTKINNKVNLIKLFAVLAVRFHNRMGGYTRIIKCGFRTGDHAPLAYIELMDRKK, encoded by the coding sequence ATGCGTCATAGAAAAGCAGGGCGTTATTTCAATATGAATAGTAGTCAACGTAGATCATTATTTATTAATTTAGTGAATGCTTTAATTGATAAAGAAATTATTAAAACAACCTTAGTTAAAGCAAAAGAATTAAGACGTGTAATTGAACCTTTAATTACTAGAGCAAAAAAAAATACTATTGCTAATAAAAGATTTATCCGAACTAAAATTAATAATAAAGTTAATCTTATAAAATTATTTGCTGTATTAGCAGTAAGATTTCATAATAGAATGGGAGGATATACACGCATCATTAAATGTGGTTTTAGAACTGGAGATCATGCACCTCTCGCTTATATAGAACTTATGGATAGAAAAAAATAA